The sequence below is a genomic window from Pseudomonas cremoricolorata.
CGCCCAGGTACCAGGCATGCAGGCAGGGAATCAGCGCCACCACCACGATGCACAGCAGCGGCGTCTTGAAGCGTGGATGCAGGTAGGTGAAGACTTTGGGCAAGGCGCCATCGACAGCCATGCCGTACAGAATACGCGGCACCCCTGCCATCAGCGTGTTGATGGTGGCAGCGCCGGCGAAGAGGAAACCGATACCCAGCCAGATCGGCCCGATGTCACCCATTACCTGCTGGGCGAAATGCGGAATGGCCATGGGCGTGTCGAGCAGACGCGTGCCGGTTGCAGCGTCGACCACCACGTTCTCTACCTGTCGCTTCATTGCCGCACCGTAGATGAACATGCAACTGGCGACGCCGAACAGGCCAAGTGCCATGGCCCGCGGCAACACCCAGGCGCTGCGGCGCAGCTCCGGCGCCAGCGGGGTGACGAATTCGCAGCCAACGAACATGAACATGGCCATGCCGATCAACGACAGGATGGTCATCAGGTCGGTGCCCACCAGCGAGGTGCCGAACGGGCCGTCCAGCGTCACTGCGGGAGCTGCGATCAGGCCAAGCACGCCGAACACCATCAGGGTGGTCCACATGCCGAAGGTGAGCACCACTTCGGCGCGGCTGAACGCGCTGATGCCGAAGGCGTTGAGCAGCGCGAACGACAGCACGAAGCACACGCCCAGCAGCCACGACCCGCCAGCCGATTCGGCCAGTGTGTTGAGGTGTTCGAAGTTCACCAGGGCCATGACGCCGGACAGGATCGTTTCGGCGGTGCCGGCGAACACGTGCACGATCAGGTAGGCCGACAATGTCCCGGTGATGGCGAAGAAGCGGCCCATGCCGCAGTTGATGTAGTCGTACACCGAACCGGTGGTGGGCAGAATCGACGCGGCCTCGGCGAAGGTGGTCGACTGCGCCAGCATCATCAGCGCAGCGATAACCATGGCGATGGCGAAGGCGCTGCCGCCGATGCCAAAGCCCATGGTGGCGGTGAGAATCACCGGACTGGCCATGATAAGACCGACGGTGCTGGCCAGTGCGGTGGGGAAACCGACCGTGCCTTGGTTGAGATGCTCAGTGAGCTTGTTGGCGAATGACATCGTTGTGCCCCGGCTTGTTGTTATGGCGTTGAGCGCGGCAAAGGTTTCTGCACGCACGGCTGCTTGCCTCCATGCGTCGGTCACTGTGCGCCGGTGTCCAGCGGACGTCTTGCTCCTGGCTGCCGCAGCTCTTGTAGCAGCCTGCCAGTGGCGCCAGGGCTGGCAGGCACGGTCATATCACCTGGCAGCTAGGCGCAAGATCCCAGGCTGTGCATCCATTAGCCTCAGTCGTTCAATGCACCGCCTGGTCAGTATCTGCACGCGTGGAGTTGCCCGAAAGGCTCGCGGGTGAACGTCCCTCAAGCAGCACTGGCCAGCGCATCATTTTGCCCTGGAGCTTTCATGAGCGATATCGCCCTCCTTCCCTGCGTCAACGCCTTCCTGGCCCGCGACCATGGTCATTACATCGACGGCCGCACCACCCCGAGCCAGGGCGGTGGCCGAATCGCCGTGCGCAACCCGGCCAATGACCAGACCATCGCCCACATTGCCGATGCCAGCGAGCGTGACGTCGACCAGGCCGTGGCGTCAGCCAGGCAAGGCTTCAACACGTGGTCGCGCACCGCACCTGCCGCCCGCGCAGCGGTGCTGTTCAAGTTGGCGGAGTTGCTGGAAGCCAACCGCGAAGAGCTCGCGCAGCTCGAAACCCTGCAATCGGGCAAGCTGATCGGCATGTCGCGTGCTTTCGAAGTCGAACAGGCGGCGCACTTCCTGCGCTACTACGCAGGCTGGGCGACCAAGATCACCGGCCAGACCATCACCCCATCGCTGCCTTCCTTCGCCGGCGAACGTTACAGCGCCTACACCCTGCGCGAGCCGATCGGTGTAGTGGTCGGCATCGTGCCGTGGAACTTCGCCACCATGATCGCCATCTGGAAGCTGGCTTCGGCGCTGACCACCGGTTGCAGCATCATCATCAAACCGAGCGAGTTCACCCCGCTGACGCTGCTGCGCATCGCTGAACTGGCAAGCGAAGCAGGCCTGCCTGCCGGTGCGCTGAACGTGCTGACCGGTGCCGGCCAGGTCGGCAAGGCGCTGATCGAACACCCGGACACCGACAAGGTCTCGTTCACAGGCTCCGTGCCCACCGGCATCGCGGTAGGCCAGGCCGCCATGGGCGCCCGGCTGACCCGTGCCACGCTCGAACTGGGCGGCAAGAATGCCGTGGCATTCCTGCCCGATGTAAGCATCGATACAGCGGTCAACGGCATTATCGAAGCCGGCTTTCTACATTCCGGACAGATCTGTGCTGCGGGGGAACGCTTCTACGTTCACCGCTCGCGGATCGACGAGACGCTGGCAGCACTGTCGCAGCGCCTGGGACAACTCAAGATCGGCTCGCCGCTGGATGAAAGCACCCAGTTCGGGCCGGTGGCCAACAAGCCGCACCAGCAGAAACTGGCCGAGCTGTTCGCCACCGCCCGCGCCGAGGGCAGCCAGATCATTCATGGCGGTCAGGTCTCCAGCGGTCCGGGCTGCTTCGTCGAGCCCACGGTGATTCTCGCCAGCTCGGCCAGCGATACCCTGCTCAACCAGGAAACCTTCGGCCCCGTTGCGACATTCCTGCCTTACGACAACGAAGATGAACTGCTGCACCTGATGAACGCCTCGCCCTACGGGCTGAGCGCCAGCGTGTGGACCAACGACCTGGGCAAGGCCATGCGCCTGATCCCCGAGATTCAGGCCGGCACGCTGTGGGTCAACATGCACACCCTGCTCGACCCTGCCGTGCCGTTTGGCGGCATCAAGGCATCCGGTGTGGGTCGGGAGTTCGGCTCGGCATTCATCGATGACTTCACCGAACTCAAGTCGGTGATGATCCGCTACTGAGGGCACTGAGATGTCGCAATGGCTGCGTCAGCAGTGGAACCTGGGCCTGCCGCTGGCCATGCGCGGCTTGCAGGCTGCGCTGGACGCTGCCGCGCAACGGCAGGTCAGGGTCAGTATCGTGCTGGTCGATGCTGGCGGCATGCCCTTGCACAGCGCGCACATGGACGGTGCGCCGCCTCAGGCCCAGGCCATCGCCCAGCGCAAGGCGCTGACCGCGCTCGGCTTCGGTATCCCCACCGCTGACTGGCACGCGCGCCTGGCACAGTGTTCCGAAGCCGTACGCAGCGGCTTGCCGTTGCAGCCGGACATGGCGCTGTTCGGTGGCGGCGAGCCTCTGCACCATCAACAGCAGATCATCGGCGCGATTGGCGTGTCAGGCGCCAGCGAGGCGCTCGACACCCTCTGCGCCAAGGCCGCTGTCGAACAGATCGCACGTCTGTTGCAAGACTGAACCGGCTCGCCATCGCCATGCCTGGCCGGGGCGTGCAAACGCGCTGGCAGGCACAGGCAAGACCCTCCTCCCCCGTACAAGCGCTAATAGGCCGTCGCTGCCAACCGCGACGGCACTCTGCACGAGTGCCCACGAATAACAAAGCGCTCTGGCAAAGGCGCATGACAACGAGGGAAAGTGCAATGTTCAAAGTGCAAACGCTGTCGACCCTGGCCGTGGCGGCCTTGCTCGTCAGCCAGGCAACGCCTGCCTACGAACTGTACGCTGACGACGACAGTCACCTGAATGCCGACCTGCTGGCGGTGTGGGGCATGTTCAACGCCCGCAAGAACTACGACGCCACGCCCGGGGGCTCGACCTGGCGCGAGGGCTTCATCAAGTACGGGGTCAGCGGAGATCAGGGTCTGGCCGGCAACGGCACGCTCTACGGAGCATTGAACTGGGTCAGTTCCGGTACGTGGGGCGATGGGGATGCCGCAGGCAACACCGACGGCTCGGAGCGCACCACCAAGATCGAGGACGCCTACCTGGGCTGGCGCTCAGCGGATCGCCTGGCGCTGCTGGGCAAGGATGGCGTGGACGTCTCCTTCGGGCGCCAGGTGGTCCGCCTGGGCCGCGGATTTTTGATCAATGACGATGGTCCGAATCTGGGCAATGGCGTGGCCGATGGCGCGCTCGATCGGGGCGGCGCCTACTACCTGGCTGCTCGCCACGCCTTCGACCGCACTGCCGTCCTGCGCCTGGGCGGGCAGGACGGTCTGCACGGCAGCCTGCAATGGCTGAAGTCCGACAACCGCGCGCAGGCACAGACCGAGCTGGCCGCCGGCACCCTGGACTACACGCACAGCCTGGGCACGCTGGGCCTGACCTGGATTCATGGCATCGACGTCGCGGACCGCTGGGCCAGCGAGTTTCAGAAGGCGCGAGAGGGGATGAACGTCTACAGCCTGCGCGGCGAAGGCAGCGCCGGCATCGAAAACGCACAGTTTGCGTTCGAATACGCCTGGCAGGACAAACGCGGCGGGGCGCAGCAGGCCTGGTACCTGCAGGCGGGCTACACGTTCGCCGACGAGCCATGGACGCCGCAGGTCAGCTACCGCTATACGCGCTATTCCGACCAGTGGGATTCATTGTTCAGCGGTCTGTCCAGCGGCTACGGCACCTGGTTTCAGGGCGAGGTGGCCGCCAACTACGCCGGGCCGTTCAACAGCAACACCGGCATTCACCATGTCGGCCTGAAGGCGACGCCGCTGGAAAACCTCACCGTCGGCGCCTTGTACTTCGACTTCAGCACCGTGCGCACACGCAATCACCTGAACCTCGATGCCCGTGAGCTGGACCTTTACGCCGAATGGGCCGTCAGTCCACACCTGATCATCAGCCCACTGGTAGGCCTGTACCAGCCACGCAAGTCCGAGGAAAACGGCGGTAATCAGGTCGGTGGCAATGGCACCAACGTGTATAGCCAACTGACCGTGGCCGTGCCGTTTTGACGAAAAAAGACCGCTGGCGCGCACGCCAGCGGTCAAGCGTAGTACCTATGAGTTCCAGCACGCCCCGGTGAGGCATGCCCACTATCGACGCTTTTCGACGTTGTGGCTTGCCTGAGCCTGCCAGTGCATTTGCATGCCCGTGCCGAGTGTTTGACCTGCACGAAAATCACCCTTAGGATGCGCCAACCTACCGACCGGTAGGCTGACTTTCGAAGAGATCCCCATGCAAGTCAATCAATCCTCCTCTGTGCCGATGAAGTTTGCCGTCGGCCTCGGTCTGATCGGGGCGCTTGGCCCTTCAGCCATCGACATGTACCTCTCGAGCCTGCCGGAGATCGCCCGCGACTATCAGGCGAGCTTTACCCACGTGCAATTGACCCTGACCTTCTTTCTGCTGGCCATGGGCGCAGGGCAGTTGCTGTTCGGTCCTGTGGTCGACGCCTATGGTCGGCGCAAACCGTTGATTGCCGGTCTGCTGCTGTTCATTGTCTGCTCGTTCGCTGCGGCCCTGGCGCCGAGCCTGGACACGCTGATTGCCCTGCGCTTCTTTCAGGGGCTGGGCAGCGCCCTGACCCTGGTGGTGATCATGAGCATGGTGCGCGACGTCAGCCACGGCGTTGCAGCGACCAAGCTGTTCGCCCTGCTGATGACCATCGAAGGCGTCGCGCCAATTCTGGCGCCAGCTCTGGGTGGGGTAATCGACGCCCATTTCGGCTGGCGTGCGGTGATGCTGGTACTGGCTGGGCTAGGCGTTGTGGTGCTGATCAACAGCCTGCTGACCCTGCCCGAAACGCTGGCGGCGAATCAACGCGAACCGCTGCGCCTGCGCCGTGCAGCGCGCACCTATCTGGGCATCCTGCGCGACCGCCGCTTCCTGCGCCCGGCGCTGGCAGTCGCTGCAGTGTTCTTCTTCCTGTTCGCTTACATCGGCGGCGCCACGCTGGTCTACCAGCAGCACTACGGCATGAGCGGTCAGCACTTCGGCCTGCTGTTTGGCGCCACCGGCATCGCAGTGATGCTCGGTGCTCTGTTCGCCAGCCGCCGAGTCGCTCGTCTGGGCCTGAACAGGCTGAGTACCCTGGGCGTACGCTGCATGACGGCAGGCGCGCTGCTGACGTTGCTCAGCGCATTCAGCGGCATCGGTCTGCCAGGGGTCGCAGGCGGCATGGCGCTGGCGCTGTTCGGCCTGGGCATTGCTGAATCGACGCTAATGTCGTTGGTGATGTCGTCGCAGCAGACCTCGCTCGGATCGACCGCCGCCCTGCTCGGCGCCATCCAGCTGTCGGTGTCCTCCAGCGCCTCGCCGCTGGCAGCGCTGGCGCTGGCCCATGGTCCGCTGGCCTGGGCCGTATTGCTGACGGCCAGCACCTTGGTCGTGTGCGGGCTGACCGCGCTTTGCCTGCGTGATGCGCCGGTGAGCTTCGCCCTGGCCGATCATTGAGATCATGCCATGCCCGCCGGGCGGCAGCGGCCATGGCACGCACGATCAACGCGGCTGGCAGGCTGACACAAGACGACCTACCAGTCGTTAGCGACACTGCACGTCGCTCGCCGCCTGCACTGGCACGGCACAACAACAACATCCGATCAGCAGCGGTGCCCTGCGTGCCGCTCGCGCAGTGAGACACGCCATGACCCTCGATACCCGCATCGATTTCATCTACCTCTCCGAGCAGGACATGATCCGCGCCGGGGTCACCGACATGCCGGCCTGTGTCGACACCATGGAAGAGATGTTCGGCCTGCTCTACCACGGCGACTACCGCATGGCGGGGCCCAACAGCGACTCGCACGGGGCGATGATCACCTTCCCCGAACAGTCACCGTTCGCGACCATGCCCAAGCCCACCGCCGACCGCCGCATGATGGCCATGCCGGCCTACCTGGGTGGCAACTTCCAGACTGCCGGCGCCAAGTGGTATGGATCGAACATCGCCAACCGCGAAAAGGGCCTGCCGCGCTCTATCCTCATGCTCACTCTCAACGATGCCGACACCGGCGCTCCGCTGGCGCATATGTCGGCCAACCTGCTGTCGGCCTACCGAACCGGCGCGATCCCCGGGGTCGGCGCTCGGCACCTGGCGCGCAAGGATGCCAAGGTCATCGGCCTGGCCGGTCCCGGTGTGATGGGCAAGACCACCGTTGCCGCCTTCATGGCCGTCTGCCCGCAGGTCGACACCCTGAAGATCAAGGGCCGCAGTCAGAAAAGCCTCGACACGTTCCTCGGCTGGGTCAACGAGACCTTCCCGCAGATCACCCATATCGAAGTGGTGCAGACCCTCGAAGAGGTCGTGCGTGGTGCCGACCTGGTCAGCTACTGCAGCTCAGGAGAAGTGGGCGATCCGTCGCGCTACCCGCTGGTCAAGCGGGAATGGGTCAAGCCTGGGGCCTTCCTGGCCATGCCGGCGCCTTGCAGCATCGATGCCGGGATGGAGCAGGCCGACGTGCGCAAGGTGGTCGACAACACCGGCCTGTACGAAGCCTGGTTCGATGAATTACCCAAACCTGCCCATCACCATGTGCCGTTGGTGGGCGTGCGCTTCATGGACCTGATCGCCGAAGGCAGCCTCGATGCCGCGCAGGTCGAAGACCTGGGCAAGATCGTCGCAGGCCACGCCCCGGGTCGACGCAACGACGAGGAAATCATCCTCATGTCGGTCGGTGGCATGCCGGTCGAAGACGTTGCCTGGGGCACCGTGGTGTACCGCAACGCACTCGAGCGCGGCATTGGCGTAAGGCTCAACCTGTGGGAAACACCCGTTCTCAGCTAATCCACTCAACCCGCTTACGAGGCTCCCCCATGACCCACATCTGTAAAGTGAAAACCGGCTCCAAATTCGAAGACCTGGCCAGCTACTCGCGCCTGGTGGCTGTCGACAACTGGATCTACGTCTCCAACACCGCGGGCCGCAACCCGCAGACCCAGCAGATCGCCGACGACGTGATCGAACAGACCCACCAGGTCTTCGCCAACATCGAAAGTGCCCTGGCCGCCGTCGATGCCAGCCTGGCCGACGTCATCTGCTCGCGGGTGTTCATCCAGCAACCCGACGATGTGGCCGCGGTGCTGGAGGTGATCGGCGCCAAGTTTCGCGGTATCGACCCGGCCACCACCGTTACCTGCCCGCCGTTGGGTTCGAGCATCTACAAGGTCGAGCTGGAGGTCACTGCCTACCGCGGCGCCTCACGTGCCGATGTCACGTTGATTCGCCTGGGCCAGTAACGCCTTGCGGCCCCCTTCCTTGTCGCCGAGAACTGCCATGTCACCTGTCATCGACCGCGTCATCACCCATCCACACCAACCCGCTGCGACCACGGTCGTGATCATCGGCGGCGGTATCGTCGGCCTGACCGCCGCACTGACCCTCGCCGAGCGCAACATCCCGGTGGTGGTGCTGGAGAAAGGTCGCCTGGCCGGCGAGCAGTCCTCGCGCAACCTTGGCTGGGTGCGCAAGACCAGCCGCCATGCCCATGACATCCCGCTGGCGCTGGCGGCCGACCGGCTCTGGGCGCACCTGCCGCAGCGGGTAGGCTGCGACGTCGGCTACCGGCAGGCGGGTATCCTGTTCATCGCCCGCAGCGAAGCGCAGATGGCCATGCACCAGCAGTGGCTGGGCAGCGTCGAGCACCTGGGGCTGGATTCGCGTCTGTTGAGCAACGCCGAGATCGCCCGTCAGGTGCCTGGCGGCCGGGGCACCTGGGCCGGAGGTCTGTACACCCCCTCCGATGCCCGCGCCGAGCCAACCTTGGCCGCCAGTGCGATCGCCCGCGCGGCCATGGCCAAGGGCGCCGTGATCATCGAACAGTGCGCCGTTCGTACGCTGCAAACCAGCGCTGGGCGGGTCAGCGGCGTGGTCACCGAGCATGGCGAGATCCGCTGCGACCAGGTGCTGCTGGCCGCAGGTCTGTGGTCACGGCGCTTTCTTGGCAACCTCGGCATCGACCTGCCGACCCTGCCCCTGACTTGCTCGGTACTGCGCACCGCGCCCATGCAAGGCCCGAGCGAAATCGCTGTCGGCGCGCCGGATTTCTCGTTCCGCAAGCACCTCGATGGCGGCTTCATCATCACCCAGCGCGGCAAGCTCGATGCCCACCTGACGCTGGATCACCTGCTGCTCGGCAAACGCTACCTGCCGCAACTGCGGGCGCAGCGCGACTTCCTACGTATTAGCCTGGGCAAGTATTTTTTCAATGACCTGCGCCTGGCGCGGCGCTGGCAAGCCGATCAGGTGTCGCCCTTCGAGCGCGTTCGCGTGCAGGACCCAGCAGTCAACACAGGGCTCAACGACGACGCCTTGCGCAATCTCGCAGCCGCCTGGCCGGCCTTCGAGCAGGCGCGCATCGCCGCCGCGTGGGCCGGGACTATCGACGTCACGCCTGACTCCAATCCGGTGATCAGCGCGGTCGCCGGGCTGCCAGGGCTGACCCTGGCGACCGGTTTTTCCGGGCACGGCTTCGGCACCTCGCCGGCGGCCGGGCAACTGGCTGCTGACCTGCTCACGCAACAGACACCGTTGACCGACCCGACCCCGTATCGCTTCGACCGGTTTGCCTGAAGCGCTTGCCGCTGCGTGGCGTCAGTTTCCGGCGTTGCGCTCGAGCACGACGTGGACGGCGCTTAGCAGTTGCGTGGCCGCCACGGCCAGAGCGCCGTCATTGCGGCACTGCAACCAGCCCTGCTCGCCGATCACCCGCTCGAACGCCTGCGAGCACGCCACATGGTCTTCGAACGCCTGCACCACCGTGCTGCGCAGCCCCTGCCTGCGCGCCTGGGCGCGGGCCCAGGACAGGTGCGGGTCAGTCACCACGCCCACCTGCAAGTCCGGCACCTGCACGCCGCGCTGCACATTCAGTTGCAGCACATCGGCAAACGCCACCCTGCGGCGAAAGGCGGCGTCGGAGGCGAACCAGCGGTCCATCAAGATCAAGCTGCCGGGCGGTTGCTCAGGTAACACCTCGCGGCTGATCCAGGCGCGGCTGTCGGCCAGGCGCTGGCAGATGCGCCATTCCAGCTCGGCGTCGGGGTGCCGTGCACAAGCGTTGACCAGGGCCATGGTCTCGGCGCGCTGTGGGTCATGGTTGCGCTCGCTCAGGCGCACCACGGTGTGGCCCTGGCGGCGCAGGGCGTGGGTCACGGCTTCGAGCAGGGTGGTCTTGCCGACGCCCTTAGCGCCGTCGAGGCAAATCAGCAGTGGGCGGGTCATGGGGCATACACGGGCGGGGATCTTTTTCGAATCGACGAAGGGGTAGTCTGCCTGTGGATCAGCGACCTGCGCCACTTTCGTCGTTATCACGAAACACTTCCCGCGTGGCCTTGCTGGTCGAAGCGCGCCAAGCGCTCTAGGCTCGCTCGACCAACTTCGCACAAGGTCTTGCCATGAAAGCCGTCGTCTTCACCACCCCTGCCCTGCCCCTGAGCGACCCACAGTCGTTGTTCGACCATGAACTGGCCAAGCCCACGCCAGGCGCCCGCGATCTGTTGGTGGAGGTGCGCGCCATCGCGGTGAACCCGGTGGACACCAAGGTCCGCGCCAGTCGCCAAAGCGATGCGCCGCAGGTGCTGGGCTGGGATGCCGTGGGCGTGGTGCGTGAGGTGGGCGCCGAGGTGACGCTGTTCCAGCCCGGGGATGAGGTGTTCTACGCCGGGGCCATCGACCGCCCAGGCTGCTACAGCGAATTTCATGTGGTCGATGAACGTATCGTCGGGCACAAGCCGCGCAGCCTGGATGCAGCCAGTGCCGCGGCCCTGCCGCTGACCTCGATTACCGCCTGGGAGCTGCTGTTCGACCGCCTGGGCGTGGCGGAAAACGGCGGTGAAGGGCAAAAACTGGTGGTGATTGGCGCCGCGGGTGGCGTCGGTTCGATGTTGCTGCAACTGGCGCGCAAGCTCACCGGGCTGACCGTGATCGGCACCGCCTCACGCCCTGAAACCCGCGCCTGGGTCACCGAACTAGGCGCCCATCACGTGCTCGATCATTCGGCGCCGCTGGCTGAACAGCTCGACGCCCAAGGGCTGGGTTCGGTGGATTATGTGATCAGCCTGACCCACACCGACCAGTACCTGGCGCAAATCGTCGAGATTCTGCGCCCGCAGGGCAAACTGGCGCTGATCGACGATCCCAAGCAGCTGGATGTGGTGCCGTTCAAGCGCAAGTCGCTGTCGGTGCACTGGGAACTGATGTTCACCCGCTCGCTGTTCCACACCGACGACATGATCAAGCAGCATCAGCTGCTGCAGCGGGTCTCGGCGCTGGTCGACGACGGCGTGCTGAAAACCACCCTGGGCGAGCATTTCGGCACCATCAATGCCAGCAACCTGCGCCGCGCCCACGGGCTGATCGAAAGCGCCAAGGCCAAGGGCAAGATCGTCCTCGAAGGTTTCTGAGCCACCCCCCACAGCGCCCTACTGCTCGAGCACATACTGCTGCAAACGCTCGAGCAGAAACCCGCGCAGGGCCTGCACCGCCGGAGTCAGGGCGGTGCGGTGGGCGCACACCAGTTGCAATGGCGCCGGCTGGCCGCGGGTTTCGGGGAACAGCTCGAGCAGACGGCCATGGCGCAGGTCGTCGAGCACGTCCAGGCGTGACTTGTAGGCGATGCCCAGCCCTGCCACCGCCCAGCGCCGCACCACCTCGGCATCGTCACTGACCCGATCACCCTCGACCTGCACGGTCTGCACGGTTTCGCCAACGCGGAAGCT
It includes:
- a CDS encoding APC family permease, with product MSFANKLTEHLNQGTVGFPTALASTVGLIMASPVILTATMGFGIGGSAFAIAMVIAALMMLAQSTTFAEAASILPTTGSVYDYINCGMGRFFAITGTLSAYLIVHVFAGTAETILSGVMALVNFEHLNTLAESAGGSWLLGVCFVLSFALLNAFGISAFSRAEVVLTFGMWTTLMVFGVLGLIAAPAVTLDGPFGTSLVGTDLMTILSLIGMAMFMFVGCEFVTPLAPELRRSAWVLPRAMALGLFGVASCMFIYGAAMKRQVENVVVDAATGTRLLDTPMAIPHFAQQVMGDIGPIWLGIGFLFAGAATINTLMAGVPRILYGMAVDGALPKVFTYLHPRFKTPLLCIVVVALIPCLHAWYLGGNPDNILHLVLAAVCAWSTAYLLVTLSVVILRIRRPDLPRAYRSPLFPLPQIVSSVGIIIGMSFITPPGMNPADIYVPFAIMLAGTASYALFWTLCVQKVNPFKPARVEEVLEKEFAAEPGHSVEHPQHARPVA
- a CDS encoding aldehyde dehydrogenase family protein is translated as MSDIALLPCVNAFLARDHGHYIDGRTTPSQGGGRIAVRNPANDQTIAHIADASERDVDQAVASARQGFNTWSRTAPAARAAVLFKLAELLEANREELAQLETLQSGKLIGMSRAFEVEQAAHFLRYYAGWATKITGQTITPSLPSFAGERYSAYTLREPIGVVVGIVPWNFATMIAIWKLASALTTGCSIIIKPSEFTPLTLLRIAELASEAGLPAGALNVLTGAGQVGKALIEHPDTDKVSFTGSVPTGIAVGQAAMGARLTRATLELGGKNAVAFLPDVSIDTAVNGIIEAGFLHSGQICAAGERFYVHRSRIDETLAALSQRLGQLKIGSPLDESTQFGPVANKPHQQKLAELFATARAEGSQIIHGGQVSSGPGCFVEPTVILASSASDTLLNQETFGPVATFLPYDNEDELLHLMNASPYGLSASVWTNDLGKAMRLIPEIQAGTLWVNMHTLLDPAVPFGGIKASGVGREFGSAFIDDFTELKSVMIRY
- a CDS encoding GlcG/HbpS family heme-binding protein; translation: MSQWLRQQWNLGLPLAMRGLQAALDAAAQRQVRVSIVLVDAGGMPLHSAHMDGAPPQAQAIAQRKALTALGFGIPTADWHARLAQCSEAVRSGLPLQPDMALFGGGEPLHHQQQIIGAIGVSGASEALDTLCAKAAVEQIARLLQD
- a CDS encoding multidrug effflux MFS transporter, whose translation is MQVNQSSSVPMKFAVGLGLIGALGPSAIDMYLSSLPEIARDYQASFTHVQLTLTFFLLAMGAGQLLFGPVVDAYGRRKPLIAGLLLFIVCSFAAALAPSLDTLIALRFFQGLGSALTLVVIMSMVRDVSHGVAATKLFALLMTIEGVAPILAPALGGVIDAHFGWRAVMLVLAGLGVVVLINSLLTLPETLAANQREPLRLRRAARTYLGILRDRRFLRPALAVAAVFFFLFAYIGGATLVYQQHYGMSGQHFGLLFGATGIAVMLGALFASRRVARLGLNRLSTLGVRCMTAGALLTLLSAFSGIGLPGVAGGMALALFGLGIAESTLMSLVMSSQQTSLGSTAALLGAIQLSVSSSASPLAALALAHGPLAWAVLLTASTLVVCGLTALCLRDAPVSFALADH
- a CDS encoding tyramine oxidase subunit B — its product is MTLDTRIDFIYLSEQDMIRAGVTDMPACVDTMEEMFGLLYHGDYRMAGPNSDSHGAMITFPEQSPFATMPKPTADRRMMAMPAYLGGNFQTAGAKWYGSNIANREKGLPRSILMLTLNDADTGAPLAHMSANLLSAYRTGAIPGVGARHLARKDAKVIGLAGPGVMGKTTVAAFMAVCPQVDTLKIKGRSQKSLDTFLGWVNETFPQITHIEVVQTLEEVVRGADLVSYCSSGEVGDPSRYPLVKREWVKPGAFLAMPAPCSIDAGMEQADVRKVVDNTGLYEAWFDELPKPAHHHVPLVGVRFMDLIAEGSLDAAQVEDLGKIVAGHAPGRRNDEEIILMSVGGMPVEDVAWGTVVYRNALERGIGVRLNLWETPVLS
- a CDS encoding RidA family protein — protein: MTHICKVKTGSKFEDLASYSRLVAVDNWIYVSNTAGRNPQTQQIADDVIEQTHQVFANIESALAAVDASLADVICSRVFIQQPDDVAAVLEVIGAKFRGIDPATTVTCPPLGSSIYKVELEVTAYRGASRADVTLIRLGQ
- a CDS encoding NAD(P)/FAD-dependent oxidoreductase; the encoded protein is MSPVIDRVITHPHQPAATTVVIIGGGIVGLTAALTLAERNIPVVVLEKGRLAGEQSSRNLGWVRKTSRHAHDIPLALAADRLWAHLPQRVGCDVGYRQAGILFIARSEAQMAMHQQWLGSVEHLGLDSRLLSNAEIARQVPGGRGTWAGGLYTPSDARAEPTLAASAIARAAMAKGAVIIEQCAVRTLQTSAGRVSGVVTEHGEIRCDQVLLAAGLWSRRFLGNLGIDLPTLPLTCSVLRTAPMQGPSEIAVGAPDFSFRKHLDGGFIITQRGKLDAHLTLDHLLLGKRYLPQLRAQRDFLRISLGKYFFNDLRLARRWQADQVSPFERVRVQDPAVNTGLNDDALRNLAAAWPAFEQARIAAAWAGTIDVTPDSNPVISAVAGLPGLTLATGFSGHGFGTSPAAGQLAADLLTQQTPLTDPTPYRFDRFA
- a CDS encoding dTMP kinase, which codes for MTRPLLICLDGAKGVGKTTLLEAVTHALRRQGHTVVRLSERNHDPQRAETMALVNACARHPDAELEWRICQRLADSRAWISREVLPEQPPGSLILMDRWFASDAAFRRRVAFADVLQLNVQRGVQVPDLQVGVVTDPHLSWARAQARRQGLRSTVVQAFEDHVACSQAFERVIGEQGWLQCRNDGALAVAATQLLSAVHVVLERNAGN
- a CDS encoding zinc-binding alcohol dehydrogenase family protein encodes the protein MKAVVFTTPALPLSDPQSLFDHELAKPTPGARDLLVEVRAIAVNPVDTKVRASRQSDAPQVLGWDAVGVVREVGAEVTLFQPGDEVFYAGAIDRPGCYSEFHVVDERIVGHKPRSLDAASAAALPLTSITAWELLFDRLGVAENGGEGQKLVVIGAAGGVGSMLLQLARKLTGLTVIGTASRPETRAWVTELGAHHVLDHSAPLAEQLDAQGLGSVDYVISLTHTDQYLAQIVEILRPQGKLALIDDPKQLDVVPFKRKSLSVHWELMFTRSLFHTDDMIKQHQLLQRVSALVDDGVLKTTLGEHFGTINASNLRRAHGLIESAKAKGKIVLEGF